A single genomic interval of Streptomyces sp. BA2 harbors:
- the alr gene encoding alanine racemase → MTETAPLRARAEIDLAALRANVRTLRAHAPGAAFMAVVKADAYGHGMVPCARAAVEAGATWVGTATPEEALALRAAGIRGRLMCWLWTPGGPWREGVEADLDMSVSGLWALREVSAAARAVGRTARIQLKADTGLGRNGCMPADWPELVSQALQAEAEGLVRVTGLWSHFACADEPGHPSIAAQLTLFREMVAAAEERGVRPEVRHIANSPGTLTLPETHFDLVRPGIAMYGISPSPEVGTSQEFGLRPVMRLSASLALVKHAPGGHGVSYGHHYVTPGETTLGLVPVGYGDGIPRHASGTGPVLVGGKLRTVAGRIAMDQFVVDLGGDEPAVGSEAVLFGPGDGGEPTAEDWAQAAGTIAYEIVTRIGSRVPRVYVNERPDE, encoded by the coding sequence ATGACTGAGACCGCACCTTTGCGTGCCCGCGCCGAGATCGACCTGGCCGCCCTCCGGGCCAACGTGCGGACTTTGCGCGCCCACGCCCCAGGAGCCGCCTTCATGGCCGTCGTGAAGGCGGACGCGTACGGCCACGGGATGGTGCCCTGCGCCCGCGCGGCCGTCGAGGCGGGAGCCACCTGGGTGGGCACCGCGACCCCCGAGGAGGCCCTCGCGCTGCGGGCCGCCGGGATCCGGGGGCGTCTGATGTGCTGGCTGTGGACTCCCGGCGGGCCCTGGCGCGAGGGCGTCGAGGCCGATCTCGACATGTCGGTGAGCGGGCTCTGGGCGTTGCGTGAAGTGTCCGCCGCCGCCCGCGCCGTGGGGCGTACGGCGCGTATTCAGTTGAAGGCCGACACCGGGCTCGGGCGCAATGGATGTATGCCCGCCGACTGGCCCGAACTCGTCTCGCAGGCGTTGCAGGCCGAGGCCGAGGGCCTGGTCCGCGTCACCGGCCTCTGGTCGCACTTCGCGTGTGCTGATGAGCCGGGGCATCCGTCCATCGCCGCTCAACTCACGCTGTTCCGCGAGATGGTCGCCGCCGCTGAGGAGCGGGGAGTCCGGCCCGAGGTGCGGCACATCGCCAACTCGCCCGGCACGCTCACGCTTCCGGAGACCCACTTCGATCTCGTACGTCCCGGGATCGCGATGTACGGGATCTCGCCGAGTCCCGAGGTCGGCACGTCGCAGGAGTTCGGGCTGCGGCCCGTCATGCGGCTCAGCGCCTCCCTCGCCCTCGTGAAGCACGCTCCGGGGGGTCACGGCGTGAGTTACGGGCATCACTACGTCACACCCGGCGAGACGACCCTCGGACTCGTCCCGGTCGGGTACGGGGACGGGATCCCGCGCCACGCGTCCGGCACCGGTCCCGTGCTCGTCGGCGGCAAGCTGCGGACGGTGGCGGGGCGCATCGCGATGGACCAGTTCGTGGTCGATCTCGGCGGTGACGAGCCCGCGGTGGGCTCCGAAGCCGTCCTGTTCGGTCCCGGTGACGGGGGCGAGCCGACCGCCGAGGACTGGGCGCAGGCGGCGGGCACCATCGCGTACGAGATCGTCACCCGCATCGGATCGCGAGTTCCGCGCGTCTATGTGAATGAGCGACCCGACGAGTGA
- the rplM gene encoding 50S ribosomal protein L13 — translation MRTYSPKPGDVTRQWHVIDAQDIVLGRLATTAANLLRGKHKAIYAPHMDMGDFVIIINADKVHLSGNKKTQKLAYRHSGYPGGLRSVRYDELLEKNPEKAVEKAIKGMIPKNTLGRQMLSKLKVYAGDQHPHGAQQPVPFEITQVAQ, via the coding sequence GTGCGTACGTACAGCCCCAAGCCCGGCGATGTGACCCGCCAGTGGCACGTCATTGACGCTCAGGACATCGTCCTGGGTCGTCTGGCGACCACTGCCGCCAACCTCCTGCGGGGCAAGCACAAGGCGATCTACGCCCCCCACATGGACATGGGCGACTTCGTCATCATCATCAACGCCGACAAGGTTCACCTGTCCGGCAACAAGAAGACTCAGAAGCTGGCGTACCGCCACTCCGGCTACCCGGGTGGTCTGCGTTCCGTCCGCTACGACGAGCTTCTTGAGAAGAACCCCGAGAAGGCCGTCGAGAAGGCCATCAAGGGCATGATCCCCAAGAACACCCTGGGCCGTCAGATGCTCTCGAAGCTGAAGGTCTACGCGGGCGACCAGCACCCGCACGGCGCTCAGCAGCCGGTCCCGTTCGAGATCACCCAGGTCGCGCAGTAG
- the tsaE gene encoding tRNA (adenosine(37)-N6)-threonylcarbamoyltransferase complex ATPase subunit type 1 TsaE, which produces MEAPHNPAPVNSLGITVTSPEQMGDLGRRLAKLLRPGDLVMLTGELGAGKTTLTRGLGEGLGVRGAVTSPTFVIARVHPSLSEGPPLVHVDAYRLGGGLDEMEDLDLDVSLPESVIVVEWGDGKVEELSDDRLRVVIHRAVGDTTDEVREVTLTGVGTRWAEADLTLLSA; this is translated from the coding sequence ATGGAAGCACCGCACAACCCGGCCCCCGTGAACTCCCTCGGCATCACCGTCACCTCTCCTGAGCAGATGGGCGACCTGGGCCGCCGCCTGGCCAAGCTGCTCCGCCCCGGCGACCTCGTGATGCTCACCGGCGAGCTCGGCGCCGGCAAGACGACACTGACCCGCGGCCTGGGCGAGGGTCTCGGCGTACGCGGCGCCGTCACATCGCCGACCTTCGTCATCGCCCGCGTCCATCCCTCCCTCTCCGAGGGCCCGCCCCTGGTGCACGTGGACGCGTACCGCCTGGGCGGCGGTCTCGACGAGATGGAGGACCTCGACCTCGACGTCTCGCTGCCCGAATCGGTGATCGTCGTCGAGTGGGGCGACGGCAAGGTCGAGGAGCTCTCGGACGACCGGCTGCGCGTCGTCATCCACCGGGCCGTCGGCGACACGACGGACGAGGTACGGGAAGTGACGCTGACCGGGGTCGGAACGCGGTGGGCGGAGGCCGACCTCACACTGCTTTCGGCCTGA
- the rpsI gene encoding 30S ribosomal protein S9 has protein sequence MAETTVEQPVEETEVVDVEQYTTESEAPVEGEYTSESNAARFGDPQPAAGLGRRKNAIARVRIVPGTGKWKVNGRTLEDYFPNKVHQQEVNEPFKVLELDDRYDVIARISGGGVSGQAGALRLGVARALNEADVDNNRAALKKAGYLKRDDRAVERKKAGLKKARKAPQYSKR, from the coding sequence GTGGCCGAGACCACCGTTGAGCAGCCGGTCGAAGAGACCGAGGTTGTTGACGTCGAGCAGTACACCACCGAGTCCGAGGCGCCCGTCGAGGGCGAGTACACCTCGGAGTCGAACGCCGCGCGCTTCGGCGACCCGCAGCCGGCCGCCGGCCTGGGCCGTCGCAAGAACGCCATCGCCCGCGTCCGGATCGTCCCGGGCACCGGCAAGTGGAAGGTCAACGGGCGCACGCTCGAGGACTACTTCCCGAACAAGGTCCACCAGCAGGAAGTCAACGAGCCCTTCAAGGTGCTCGAGCTCGACGACCGCTACGACGTCATCGCCCGCATCTCGGGTGGCGGCGTCTCCGGTCAGGCCGGTGCGCTCCGTCTCGGTGTCGCCCGTGCGCTGAACGAGGCCGACGTCGACAACAACCGTGCGGCCCTCAAGAAGGCCGGTTACCTCAAGCGTGACGACCGTGCGGTCGAGCGCAAGAAGGCCGGTCTCAAGAAGGCCCGTAAGGCTCCGCAGTACAGCAAGCGCTAA
- a CDS encoding DUF389 domain-containing protein: MLHLRLITPADKTDDVVRLIERTVGATHLTVMPGAARSPAGDVVMCDVAREAGDTLIGGLRALGIDKSGSIALENIDLSLSLRADKAADDAPGEGADAVLWEQLTDATHEESTLSITYVAFITLATMIAACGVVLDNAILIVGAMAVGPEFGPLAGFCTALVQRAPRLALRSLIALLVGFAAAMVVTVGFSYFMDAMNLFSDGALKSERPNTNFIYRPDWFSFVVAVLAGSAGTLSLTSAKSGALVGVAISVTTVPAAANAAVAFSYAEYKQAWGSTEQLLLNLLGIVLAGTLTLLAQKILWARQHERTARKARLT, from the coding sequence ATGCTGCATCTGCGCCTGATCACCCCGGCGGACAAGACGGACGACGTGGTGCGCCTGATCGAGAGAACGGTCGGCGCCACGCACCTGACCGTCATGCCGGGCGCGGCCCGCTCCCCCGCGGGCGACGTCGTGATGTGCGACGTCGCCCGCGAGGCGGGCGACACGCTCATCGGCGGCCTGCGCGCCCTCGGCATCGACAAGTCGGGCTCGATCGCGCTGGAGAACATCGACCTGTCGCTGTCCCTGCGGGCGGACAAGGCCGCGGACGACGCCCCGGGCGAGGGCGCCGACGCGGTCCTGTGGGAGCAGCTCACCGACGCCACCCACGAGGAGTCGACGCTCTCGATCACGTACGTGGCCTTCATCACGCTGGCCACGATGATCGCGGCCTGCGGCGTGGTCCTCGACAACGCGATCCTGATCGTGGGCGCCATGGCGGTGGGCCCGGAGTTCGGCCCGCTCGCGGGGTTCTGCACCGCGCTCGTCCAGCGCGCCCCACGCCTTGCCCTGCGCTCACTGATCGCGCTGCTGGTGGGGTTCGCGGCGGCGATGGTGGTGACGGTCGGCTTCAGTTACTTCATGGACGCGATGAACCTGTTCAGCGACGGCGCCCTGAAGTCGGAGCGCCCGAACACGAACTTCATCTACCGCCCCGACTGGTTCTCGTTCGTCGTGGCCGTCCTCGCGGGCTCGGCGGGCACGCTCTCGCTCACCTCGGCCAAGTCGGGCGCACTGGTGGGCGTGGCGATCTCCGTGACGACGGTCCCGGCCGCGGCGAACGCCGCCGTCGCCTTCAGCTACGCCGAGTACAAGCAGGCGTGGGGCTCCACCGAGCAGCTCCTGCTCAACCTGCTCGGCATCGTCCTCGCCGGCACCCTCACACTGCTGGCCCAGAAGATTCTCTGGGCCAGGCAGCATGAACGTACGGCCAGAAAGGCCCGACTGACCTAG
- the tsaB gene encoding tRNA (adenosine(37)-N6)-threonylcarbamoyltransferase complex dimerization subunit type 1 TsaB, which produces MLLLALDTATPAVTVALHDGSSVVAASSQVDARRHGELLLPAVDRVLADAGLRLDAVTAVVVGVGPGPYTGLRVGLMTADTFGLALGVPVHGVCTLDGLAYESGIEGGPFVVATDARRKEVYWARYADPRTRLTDPAVDRPADIADAVAGVPAVGAGALLYPETFPDARAPENVSAASLASLAAEKLAAGEELPAPRPLYLRRPDAQVPKNYKVVTPK; this is translated from the coding sequence GTGCTCTTGCTCGCTCTGGATACCGCCACCCCCGCCGTTACCGTCGCGCTGCACGACGGCTCGTCCGTCGTCGCAGCCTCCAGCCAGGTGGACGCCCGCCGCCACGGCGAGCTGCTGCTTCCCGCCGTCGACCGGGTGCTCGCCGACGCCGGGCTCAGACTCGACGCCGTGACCGCCGTCGTCGTCGGCGTGGGCCCCGGCCCGTACACGGGTCTGCGCGTCGGCCTGATGACCGCCGACACCTTCGGCCTCGCGCTCGGCGTGCCGGTGCACGGCGTGTGCACGCTCGACGGCCTCGCGTACGAGTCCGGCATCGAGGGCGGCCCGTTCGTCGTGGCCACGGACGCGCGCCGCAAGGAGGTCTACTGGGCGCGGTACGCGGACCCGCGCACCCGCCTCACCGACCCCGCGGTGGACCGCCCCGCGGACATCGCGGACGCGGTGGCGGGCGTGCCCGCCGTCGGCGCGGGCGCGCTTCTCTACCCCGAGACCTTCCCGGACGCCCGCGCCCCCGAGAACGTCTCGGCGGCCTCGCTCGCCTCCCTCGCAGCGGAGAAGCTCGCCGCGGGCGAGGAACTGCCGGCCCCCAGGCCGCTGTACCTGCGCCGCCCTGACGCGCAGGTCCCCAAGAACTACAAGGTGGTCACCCCCAAGTGA
- the rimI gene encoding ribosomal protein S18-alanine N-acetyltransferase, with protein sequence MRWWDIEPVFVLEKELFPDDAWSRGMFWSELSHARGPLATRRYVVAMDGERLVGYAGLASAGDQADVQTIAVAPSHWGTGLGSRLLTDLLNAATAFECAEVMLEVRVDNTRAQKLYERFGFEPIGFRRGYYQPGNVDALVMRLTDPSTSVNPVQGTDIHG encoded by the coding sequence ATGCGCTGGTGGGACATCGAGCCCGTCTTCGTCCTGGAGAAGGAACTCTTCCCGGACGACGCCTGGTCGCGCGGCATGTTCTGGTCCGAGCTCTCCCACGCGCGCGGACCGCTGGCCACCCGCCGGTACGTGGTGGCGATGGACGGCGAGCGGCTCGTCGGGTACGCGGGGCTCGCCTCGGCCGGTGACCAAGCCGACGTCCAGACCATCGCGGTGGCCCCCAGCCACTGGGGCACGGGGCTCGGCTCCCGGCTCCTGACCGATCTGCTGAACGCGGCGACCGCCTTCGAGTGCGCCGAGGTCATGCTCGAGGTGCGGGTCGACAACACCCGGGCGCAGAAGCTGTACGAGCGCTTCGGCTTCGAGCCCATCGGCTTCAGGCGCGGCTACTACCAGCCGGGCAACGTGGACGCCCTGGTGATGCGCCTGACCGATCCATCAACTTCAGTCAATCCCGTACAAGGAACCGACATCCATGGCTGA
- a CDS encoding glycosyltransferase family 87 protein, which produces MNTGKVAVSGWLLRPVTWHAWAALGAVLLAAVVRVGLKSSGGGMDNAIVVRAAEAWLEGRSPYADRHFLYLPGAVLAAVPQALLPQSVVRFLVPAGVTASLVFGWGCALRIYGVQWRSRFAVLGLLALAVGFAPFGHLVSLGNWTVASAATLPLALLLVCRGKWVAAGLVIGAAVAVKPLLAPVVLLFVFARRWRALADAVLVPAVVSAVTALAMPDPAGFFTRTLPFLLRGDDSFVRLYEASPAAVLPRLGVPQGAASLLALVAAGAGVWCAWRRWRGGGGPRELRVVETAVMLMLAAFLVSRPSYDHYLLVVVPLLLAGALVPGAAAREKWFWLALVPQIPGFTWPWLEPGTRRAFKDSVTLCVLAFTVGRSCLRPRVVTLDGAEPPEAAESAVPVSRSAF; this is translated from the coding sequence ATGAATACGGGCAAAGTAGCTGTTAGCGGGTGGTTGCTGCGGCCGGTGACCTGGCACGCCTGGGCGGCGCTCGGGGCCGTGCTGCTCGCCGCGGTCGTCCGGGTGGGGCTGAAGAGCTCGGGCGGAGGTATGGACAACGCCATCGTGGTGCGGGCGGCCGAGGCCTGGCTTGAGGGGCGTTCGCCCTATGCCGACCGGCACTTCCTCTATCTGCCGGGTGCCGTGCTCGCCGCGGTACCGCAGGCGCTGCTCCCGCAGTCCGTCGTGCGCTTCCTCGTCCCTGCGGGGGTCACGGCCTCGCTCGTCTTCGGGTGGGGGTGTGCGCTGCGGATCTACGGGGTGCAGTGGCGCAGCCGGTTCGCGGTGCTCGGGCTGCTCGCGCTCGCGGTGGGATTCGCGCCGTTCGGGCACCTCGTCAGCCTCGGCAACTGGACCGTGGCCTCGGCGGCCACGCTGCCGCTCGCGCTGCTCCTCGTGTGCCGGGGGAAGTGGGTGGCCGCCGGGCTTGTGATCGGGGCTGCCGTCGCCGTGAAGCCGCTGCTCGCGCCCGTGGTGCTGCTCTTCGTCTTCGCGCGGCGGTGGCGGGCGCTCGCGGACGCGGTGCTCGTGCCGGCGGTGGTGTCGGCGGTGACGGCGCTCGCGATGCCGGACCCCGCGGGGTTCTTCACCCGGACGCTGCCGTTCCTGCTGCGGGGCGACGACAGCTTCGTACGGCTCTACGAGGCTTCGCCCGCCGCTGTTCTGCCGCGGCTCGGGGTGCCGCAGGGGGCGGCTTCGCTGCTCGCCCTCGTGGCCGCGGGGGCGGGGGTGTGGTGTGCGTGGCGGCGCTGGCGGGGCGGTGGGGGGCCGCGGGAGCTGCGGGTGGTCGAGACGGCCGTGATGCTGATGCTGGCGGCCTTCCTGGTGTCCAGGCCGTCGTACGACCACTATCTGCTCGTCGTCGTGCCGCTGCTCCTCGCGGGGGCGCTCGTGCCGGGGGCGGCGGCCCGGGAGAAGTGGTTCTGGCTGGCACTCGTCCCGCAGATTCCGGGGTTCACCTGGCCTTGGCTCGAACCCGGCACCCGGCGGGCCTTCAAGGACTCCGTAACGCTGTGTGTGCTGGCCTTTACGGTCGGCCGCTCCTGTCTGCGCCCGAGGGTGGTTACCCTGGATGGCGCGGAACCGCCTGAGGCGGCGGAGTCGGCTGTGCCGGTCTCCAGGTCCGCGTTTTGA
- a CDS encoding holo-ACP synthase — MIIGVGIDVAEIDRFEAAMERTSGMAGRLFVERELLLPSGERRGIASLAARFAAKEALAKALGAPAGLRWTDAEVYVEGSGQPRLRVKGTVAARAAELGVRSWHVSLSHDAGVASAVVIAEG, encoded by the coding sequence GTGATTATTGGGGTCGGAATCGACGTGGCCGAGATCGATCGGTTCGAGGCGGCGATGGAACGTACGTCCGGGATGGCCGGGCGGCTCTTCGTGGAGCGGGAGTTGCTGCTGCCGAGCGGGGAGCGGCGGGGGATCGCCTCGCTGGCGGCGCGGTTCGCTGCCAAGGAGGCGCTGGCCAAGGCGCTCGGTGCCCCTGCTGGGCTGCGGTGGACGGACGCGGAGGTGTACGTCGAGGGGAGCGGGCAGCCGCGGCTCCGGGTGAAGGGGACGGTCGCCGCGCGGGCCGCCGAGTTGGGCGTGCGGTCCTGGCATGTCTCGCTCAGCCATGACGCGGGGGTGGCCTCCGCCGTGGTGATTGCCGAGGGATAG
- the coaA gene encoding type I pantothenate kinase: MISSVSVPPTTARSAHRHRPEATPYVDLTRTEWSALRDKTPLPLTAAELEELRGLGDVIDLDEVRDIYLPLSRLLNLYVGATDGLRGALNTFLGEKGSQSGTPFVIGVAGSVAVGKSTVARLLQALLSRWPEHPRVERVTTDGFLLPTRELEARGLMSRKGFPESYDRRALTRFVADIKAGKDEVTAPVYSHLIYDIVPDQRLTVRRPDILIVEGLNVLQPALPGKDGRTRVGLADYFDFSVYVDARAEDIESWYLNRFKKLRATAFQDPSSYFRKYTQVSEEEALDYARTTWRTINKPNLLENVAPTRGRATLVIRKGTDHKVQRLSLRKL, translated from the coding sequence GTGATCTCTTCGGTCTCCGTACCCCCGACGACCGCGCGGAGCGCCCACCGGCACAGGCCGGAGGCGACTCCCTACGTCGACCTCACCCGCACCGAGTGGAGCGCCCTGCGTGACAAGACGCCGCTTCCGCTGACCGCCGCCGAGCTGGAGGAGCTGCGCGGCCTGGGTGACGTCATCGACCTGGACGAAGTGCGGGACATCTATCTGCCGCTCTCCCGCCTCCTGAACCTCTACGTGGGCGCCACGGACGGCCTGCGCGGCGCCCTCAACACCTTCCTCGGCGAGAAAGGCTCCCAGTCGGGCACGCCCTTCGTCATAGGAGTCGCCGGCTCGGTGGCCGTCGGCAAATCGACCGTCGCCCGCCTCCTCCAGGCCCTGCTCTCCCGCTGGCCCGAGCATCCCCGCGTCGAGCGCGTGACGACCGACGGCTTCCTCCTGCCCACCAGGGAGCTGGAGGCCCGCGGTCTGATGTCCCGCAAGGGCTTCCCCGAGTCGTACGACCGCCGCGCCCTCACCCGCTTCGTCGCCGACATCAAGGCGGGCAAGGACGAGGTGACGGCGCCCGTCTACTCCCACCTGATCTACGACATCGTGCCGGACCAGCGCCTCACGGTCCGCCGCCCGGACATCCTCATCGTCGAAGGCCTGAACGTCCTCCAGCCGGCACTCCCCGGCAAGGACGGCCGCACCCGCGTGGGCCTCGCGGACTACTTCGACTTCAGCGTGTACGTGGACGCGCGCGCGGAGGACATCGAGAGCTGGTACCTGAACCGCTTCAAGAAGCTCCGCGCCACGGCGTTCCAGGACCCGTCCTCGTACTTCCGCAAGTACACGCAGGTCTCGGAGGAAGAGGCCCTGGACTACGCCCGCACGACCTGGCGCACGATCAACAAGCCCAACCTCCTGGAGAACGTGGCCCCCACGCGGGGCCGCGCCACCCTGGTCATCCGCAAGGGCACCGACCACAAGGTGCAGCGGCTGAGCCTGCGCAAGCTGTAG
- the glmM gene encoding phosphoglucosamine mutase produces the protein MGQLFGTDGVRGVANADLTAELALGLSVAAAHVLGEVGTFEGHRPVAVVGRDPRASGEFLEAAVVAGLASAGVDVQLVGVLPTPAVAHLTGALGADLGVMLSASHNAMPDNGIKFFARGGQKLADELEDRIESVYEEHRTGAPWQRPTGAGVGRVRTYDQGLDQYVAHLLGVLPNRLDGLKIVLDEAHGAAARVSPEAFARAGAEIITIGAKPDGLNINDGCGSTHLDLLKAAVVEHGADLGVAHDGDADRCLAVDHTGAEVDGDQILAVLALAMREHGTLREDTVVATVMSNLGFKLAMEREGLSLVQTAVGDRYVLESMKEHGFALGGEQSGHVIVLDHATTGDGTLTGLLLAARVAETKRSLAELAGVMQRLPQVLINVPDVDKSRVTTSAELTAAVAEAERELGATGRVLLRSSGTEPLVRVMVEAADIDQARSVAGRLADVVKSALG, from the coding sequence GTGGGACAACTCTTCGGCACGGACGGCGTGCGCGGTGTCGCCAACGCGGATCTGACGGCCGAGCTCGCGCTCGGGCTCTCCGTGGCGGCGGCTCATGTGCTCGGCGAAGTGGGCACGTTCGAGGGCCATCGGCCGGTCGCGGTGGTCGGCCGGGACCCCCGCGCGTCAGGGGAGTTCCTGGAGGCCGCGGTGGTCGCCGGTCTCGCGAGCGCGGGCGTGGACGTCCAGCTCGTCGGTGTGCTGCCCACCCCCGCGGTGGCGCATCTCACCGGTGCGCTGGGCGCCGACCTCGGCGTGATGCTCTCCGCGAGCCACAACGCCATGCCGGACAACGGCATCAAGTTCTTCGCGCGCGGCGGCCAGAAGCTGGCCGACGAGCTGGAGGACCGCATCGAGTCCGTGTACGAGGAGCACCGCACCGGTGCTCCCTGGCAGCGCCCCACGGGCGCGGGCGTCGGCCGCGTGCGGACGTACGACCAGGGCCTCGACCAGTACGTGGCGCATCTCCTCGGTGTGCTCCCCAACCGCCTCGACGGACTGAAGATCGTCCTCGACGAGGCGCACGGCGCGGCCGCCCGCGTCTCGCCCGAGGCGTTCGCCCGCGCCGGTGCCGAGATCATCACGATCGGCGCCAAGCCGGACGGCCTGAACATCAACGACGGCTGCGGGTCCACGCACCTGGACCTGCTCAAGGCCGCCGTCGTCGAGCACGGCGCCGACCTCGGTGTCGCGCACGACGGTGACGCCGACCGCTGCCTCGCCGTGGACCACACGGGCGCCGAGGTCGACGGCGACCAGATCCTCGCCGTCCTCGCGCTCGCCATGCGGGAGCACGGCACGCTGCGCGAGGACACCGTTGTCGCGACGGTCATGTCGAACCTGGGCTTCAAGCTCGCCATGGAGCGCGAGGGCCTCTCCCTCGTGCAGACGGCCGTCGGCGACCGCTATGTCCTGGAGTCGATGAAGGAGCACGGCTTCGCCCTCGGCGGCGAGCAGTCCGGGCACGTCATCGTCCTCGACCACGCGACCACGGGCGACGGCACCCTGACGGGGCTTCTGCTCGCGGCGCGCGTCGCCGAGACCAAGCGCAGCCTCGCGGAGCTCGCCGGGGTCATGCAGCGGCTTCCCCAGGTCCTGATCAACGTGCCCGACGTCGACAAGTCGCGCGTCACGACCTCCGCCGAGCTGACGGCCGCCGTCGCCGAGGCCGAGCGTGAACTGGGCGCCACCGGGCGGGTGTTGCTGCGCTCGTCCGGCACGGAGCCGCTGGTGCGCGTCATGGTCGAGGCCGCCGACATCGACCAGGCCCGGTCCGTGGCCGGCCGCCTCGCCGATGTGGTGAAGTCCGCGCTGGGCTAG
- a CDS encoding NAD(P)H-hydrate dehydratase → MRIAYPVETVRAAERELMARVPEGALMQRAAAGLAVVCAEVLGKVYGSRVVLLVGSGDNGGDALYAGARLARRGAGVSAVLLSPERVHGGGLAAFRAAGGRVTGGVDAEGVLRGADLVVDGIVGIGGKGGLRAEASQLVSAVRGLGAPVVAVDLPSGVDADSGVVDGDAVRADVTVTFGAYKPGLLIDPGREYAGVVRLVDIGLDLGEDVGRVEALQYADVASLLPMPTGESDKYRRGVVGIVAGSDRYPGAAVLSVAGALRGGAGAVRYVGHAADAVIARYPETLVSAGPPSKAGRVQAWVVGPGLGDDAERLAEVVGADVPVLIDADGLRLADASAVRGRGAPTLLTPHAGEAAALLGVAREEVERGRLAAVRELAGRYGATVLLKGSTTLVAAGREGIVRVNPTGTPWLATAGSGDVLSGLAGALLAAGLGAGDAGAVGAYLHGLAGRHAADGAPVGAHDVAEAIPAAWRDVRGD, encoded by the coding sequence ATGCGTATTGCGTATCCGGTGGAGACGGTAAGGGCCGCTGAGCGGGAGTTGATGGCGCGGGTGCCGGAAGGTGCCCTGATGCAGCGGGCGGCCGCCGGGCTCGCGGTGGTCTGCGCCGAGGTGCTCGGCAAGGTGTACGGCTCCCGGGTCGTGCTGCTCGTGGGGAGCGGGGACAACGGCGGCGACGCGCTGTACGCCGGGGCGCGGCTCGCCCGGCGTGGGGCTGGCGTGTCCGCGGTGCTGCTTTCGCCCGAACGGGTGCATGGGGGCGGGCTCGCAGCCTTTCGGGCGGCTGGAGGCAGGGTCACCGGGGGTGTGGACGCGGAAGGCGTTCTTCGCGGGGCTGATCTTGTCGTGGACGGGATCGTCGGCATCGGGGGGAAGGGCGGGCTGCGGGCCGAGGCTTCTCAACTGGTGAGTGCTGTACGGGGTTTGGGGGCCCCTGTGGTCGCCGTCGACCTGCCGAGCGGGGTCGACGCGGACAGCGGGGTCGTGGACGGCGATGCGGTGCGGGCCGATGTGACGGTGACCTTCGGGGCGTACAAGCCGGGGCTGTTGATCGATCCCGGGCGGGAGTACGCGGGTGTGGTGCGGCTCGTGGACATCGGGCTCGACCTCGGGGAAGACGTGGGTCGGGTCGAGGCCCTTCAGTACGCCGATGTGGCCTCGCTGTTGCCGATGCCTACCGGGGAGAGCGACAAGTACCGGCGGGGTGTCGTGGGGATCGTCGCCGGGTCCGACCGGTATCCGGGAGCGGCGGTGCTCTCCGTCGCCGGGGCGCTGCGGGGCGGCGCGGGGGCCGTGCGGTACGTGGGGCACGCGGCGGATGCCGTCATCGCGCGGTACCCGGAGACCCTCGTGTCCGCGGGCCCGCCCTCGAAGGCGGGGCGCGTGCAGGCCTGGGTGGTCGGTCCTGGGCTGGGGGACGACGCCGAGCGGCTCGCGGAGGTGGTCGGTGCCGATGTACCCGTACTGATCGACGCGGACGGGCTGCGCCTTGCCGACGCCTCGGCCGTGCGGGGGCGTGGCGCGCCTACGTTGCTGACGCCGCACGCGGGGGAGGCGGCGGCGCTGCTGGGGGTTGCGCGGGAGGAGGTCGAGCGGGGGCGCCTGGCCGCTGTGCGGGAGCTGGCGGGGCGGTATGGGGCGACGGTGCTGCTCAAGGGGTCCACGACGCTGGTGGCCGCCGGCCGGGAGGGCATCGTGCGGGTCAATCCCACGGGGACGCCGTGGCTGGCCACCGCGGGCAGCGGGGACGTGCTTTCGGGGCTCGCGGGGGCGTTGCTCGCTGCGGGGCTCGGGGCGGGGGACGCGGGGGCGGTGGGCGCGTATCTGCACGGCCTTGCTGGGCGGCATGCGGCGGATGGGGCGCCGGTGGGGGCGCATGACGTTGCGGAGGCGATTCCTGCGGCTTGGCGGGATGTTCGGGGGGACTAG